In Solea senegalensis isolate Sse05_10M linkage group LG6, IFAPA_SoseM_1, whole genome shotgun sequence, one genomic interval encodes:
- the LOC122771326 gene encoding zinc finger and BTB domain-containing protein 5: protein MDFPGHFEQLFQQLNYQRVHGQLCDCVIMVGSRHFKAHRSVLAACSTHFRALFTVAEGDASMNMIQLDSEVVTAEAFAALVDMMYTSTLMLGESNVMDILLAASHLHLNNVVKACKHYLTTRTLMSPSSDRPTHHHPQQDQQRRRQQQQQQQQVADLAVNPTVAANAKLAANAATSKLQRSFLLQQLGLSLVSSALGGMEEDGMGNMVDNREVGQRASFPIRRFHKRKPSLAMNLPEERPRQRQRPSGPNLGLLGDEGVNAEREDGALLSPDSHKMGDDSKLDAAITGLVGVSQDDPQMPSQSDSGRCEGEALGKMQGVSKEEDIDEQEHQDNRSGVKIKQGTDEEEAEEQEQKVVVKREPLSSPEPQDEISDVTSQAEGSDPAEPGGQEEEEKVELSPESSDRSFTSEPQPSSNSLLQPSSQLLIKSTMGGGVGVGGRFGCSKGLNSKPGFSISSFLSPKDFGSTGSGMVTGEDDLPNTTTGDAVAHHFLLRQEAAGPPGTTSSLLQSGPLSSESHSGFGDNLSPDSLFLRPLHDSLGNPRGSGGNVNGEQGGVDPFGLDFQHSSLGLHSLGRPSRAGATTASLGYPGYRRIAPKMTNNIGGEEGVGGVLQDSASSSSSLASPLLLNESGGYDMNSGRPTSLPPQLTRASADVLSKCKKALSEHNVLVVEGARKYACKICCKTFLTLTDCKKHIRVHTGEKPYACLKCGKRFSQSSHLYKHSKTTCLRWQNSNMSNALL from the exons ATGGATTTCCCAGGCCACTTTGAGCAGCTCTTCCAGCAGTTAAACTATCAGCGTGTCCATGGTCAGCTATGTGATTGTGTCATCATGGTCGGGAGCAGACACTTTAAAGCCCACCGCTCAGTGCTGGCAGCGTGCAGCACTCACTTCAGAGCCCTGTTCACTGTAGCAGAGGGAGATGCAAGCATGAATATGATCCAGCTGGACAGTGAG GTGGTGACAGCTGAAGCTTTTGCTGCTCTGGTGGACATGATGTACACATCAACACTAATGCTGGGTGAGAGCAACGTCATGGATATCCTCCTCGCAGCCTCACACCTGCACCTCAACAATGTAGTCAAAGCCTGCAAACACTACCTGACCACACGGACACTCATGTCTCCCTCATCCGACAGACCGACACATCACCACCCTCAGCAGGACCAACAGAGGCGcagacagcagcaacagcagcagcagcaagtagCAGATTTAGCTGTGAATCCTACTGTTGCAGCTAATGCTAAACTTGCAGCAAATGCAGCCACATCAAAGTTGCAGCGCTCCTTTCTGTTGCAGCAGCTGGGTCTCAGTTTGGTTAGCTCTGCTTTGGGTGGGATGGAGGAGGACGGGATGGGAAATATGGTTGACAATAGAGAGGTGGGACAGAGAGCCTCTTTCCCTATCCGACGCTTCCACAAACGCAAACCCTCTCTTGCCATGAACCTGCCAGAAGAGAGACCTAGGCAGCGGCAGCGTCCCTCAGGTCCTAACCTGGGGTTGTTAGGAGATGAAGGGGTGAACGCAGAGCGAGAGGATGGAGCACTTCTGTCCCCCGACTCCCATAAGATGGGCGACGATTCAAAATTGGATGCTGCGATCACGGGCCTGGTAGGGGTTTCCCAAGATGATCCTCAGATGCCAAGCCAGTCAGACAGTGGACGCTGTGAGGGGGAGGCCTTGGGGAAAATGCAGGGAGTGAGTAAAGAGGAGGACATCGATGAGCAGGAACACCAGGACAACAGATCAGGAGTGAAGATTAAACAGGGTACAGAcgaggaggaggctgaggaacAAGAGCAGAAG GTGGTGGTGAAACGAGAGCCGCTAAGCTCACCTGAGCCACAAGATGAAATCAGCGACGTGACATCACAGGCTGAGGGCAGTGATCCCGCTGAACCTGGAggccaggaggaggaggagaaggtggagcTGAGCCCAGAGAGCAGCGACCGCAGCTTCACCTCTGAACCTCAACCCAGCTCTAACTCTCTGCTGCAGCCCAGCTCCCAGCTTCTCATCAAAAGCACCATGGGAGGAGGAGTTGGAGTCGGAGGCAGGTTTGGATGCAGTAAAGGATTAAACAGCAAACCTGGTTTTAGTATTTCTAGCTTCCTTAGCCCAAAGGATTTTGGAAGTACTGGGTCAGGAATGGTGACGGGAGAAGATGACCTGCCCAACACGACAACTGGGGATGCAGTAGCGCACCACTTCTTGCTGAGACAGGAAGCAGCTGGGCCACCTGGCACTACTTCTTCTCTTTTGCAGTCCGGTCCACTCAGCAGTGAGAGTCACAGTGGATTTGGTGATAATTTATCGCCTGATTCTCTGTTCCTTCGTCCCCTGCATGACAGTTTGGGTAATCCCAGAGGAAGTGGAGGGAATGTGAATGGAGAACAAGGAGGGGTTGATCCCTTTGGTTTGGACTTCCAGCACTCCAGTCTGGGGCTTCACTCTCTGGGGCGACCTTCACGTGCGGGAGCTACCACTGCCTCCCTGGGCTATCCGGGCTACAGACGTATTGCTCCAAAAATGACTAACAATATAGGAGGAGAAGAGGGTGTGGGTGGTGTTCTTCAGGATTCTGCTTCGTCCTCCTCAAGTCTGGCAAGTCCCCTACTTCTCAACGAGAGTGGTGGGTATGACATGAACAGTGGCAGGCCCACGTCCCTCCCCCCTCAGCTGACCCGAGCTTCAGCAGATGTCCTGTCCAAGTGTAAAAAGGCTCTGTCGGAGCACAATGTCTTGGTGGTTGAGGGAGCTCGGAAATACGCCTGTAAAATCTGCTGCAAAACCTTCCTCACTCTGACTGACTGCAAGAAACACATTCGCgtccacacaggagagaaaccctATGCATGTCTCAAGTGTGGAAAGCGCTTCAGCCAGTCCTCCCACTTATACAAGCATTCCAAGACCACCTGTTTGCGCTGGCAGAACAGTAACATGTCCAATGCTCTACTGTAG